In Brienomyrus brachyistius isolate T26 chromosome 25, BBRACH_0.4, whole genome shotgun sequence, a single window of DNA contains:
- the pcm1 gene encoding pericentriolar material 1 protein isoform X7 — translation MATGGALFDDSAEDQDLANWATSNGGLGLEDRLNNMDWGAQQQKKANRSSEKNKKKVAEAAESLLTNSISPESTPGAGRRQRARTPHSYATQMSVPEQAELERLRQRINFTDLDQRSIGSDSQGRVTAANNQRQLAENKKPFNFLPLCVNTNNSKQPTSATLATASAGKDSSVQRKDASRLERGSPISDGRGEAGIDSRQVVTKLVQIRDCIRKASSMRDDLAEKADVPANVEHLSHLIDHLKEEEKSYLRFLQKTLAREDDLRALASPGGTGLLADITPLNAESGHSTGRDVLRMLGAKEDLENPRKKQDLLKKYLEQHEELRALKSRQTALMSIQSNMPQMPTLDDTVVTETTGSVSGLSITSELNDELNDLIQRFHNQLHDTQTKTVPDNRRQAESLSLSREAARGRHTLASAKRATLQQLQDKKETMDKILQELHTLRDQTLNNNTCRGGPILSQRSTDQRTSLSGGRSMGFGRDGSSHVTTGLESSGSYAEGNISPGAKLRKLKEVHTRLNELRELVQYYEQTSDMMVDAVNENIRDEDEEDSQDGSIFETIFDSEHDNHEPVTNIRNPPVNWMDVNSLTNGRGSNNHDGRLNTDCEINNRSAANLRSFNIPSVIECQYNRDRPYEEVKDGNEEEDEDDEALGDEDEEVARHGDSEGSPSSRRSSLDEDAEFAQKVHRLQTAKEKLRHLQELVTMVQSDDTDGTVANEDEGPSQRPNNAPESVKVSPPGVAREELYQARLREQQQELRRLQEERLRLMEIQGKIQDLQWACPDLQSSMSSMSEQGPRKVPAAASTPAVGPTSSSAATATLDLLKPKTDASAPDKELWSEMQRRRFQREELRQRRKQLESLMAEHQRRSGLGRAGLPPDERTMATWGGSTPSHLNEEDEGYPSEMGDEEEEGDYSSNEDVSYPGRKSKAYNGRTSRNGGPKASKPQPVDSSGHPASGSGSQPRLQRQAGGPRGTRRQENLRWASEGSFREGRSHWQEQVGQLKKQLDFSTSMCHTLMQDQQTLSYMLQSLITSPYSMLPGNLGSPQVHLLMHQLNQCYTQLAWQQTNVQRLRHTLDELLRQQQQQPQPSQQAQQGTPSVSGGPFLPFSLLSMPGLAPFSPLPSGFGFDPAFPSGGPDLTKTPVKQAGGEQLQAPADHNTSNKTDYMGFLRAFDRASVNAMDTWTQKDGEGGSPSQRGGQQPDPHAPMAHGSLESLSSMPDPSDPTTVTKTFRSGGKASAQASLASRDKTPGSKGRRRRGKGHTKIKGSLTAVSPGPDSDAGSSGSELSQGLASHSRSKEPDQDLLDRLTRKKLDGKSSELKANEISSACSWRASVHPNSFACAEAQDTSSDLSLFEALRETIYSEVAALISQNESRPHFLIELFHELQQLNTDYLRQRALFSIQDILRRHQAEGKAAKERSLFQGPVDWAATSNLELTPSESLATSDTDASEKNGVKLTLSTKRNDAESLDNESNQSTPSNHFAKNDLGTTVIHMDKALARMKVQDHSQQQAEGPTAMQTEGASESPDIHCPHIDTQQLDRQIKAIMTEVIPFLKEHMDELCSPQLLSSVKRMVLELTQHNDDSKEFVRFFHRQLGGILQDSLRKFAGQTLKECGEDLLVEISEILFNELAFFRLMQDLDASSRLGGKQKARMKAQATARKCPQAEEAKPQEADEPRSPASHDEDKDQDDTEREGPADNPQPNECGGSAGASDKEEEEEDEDGRGLPLSISLSKAETQPLTNYGSGEDEGEEEELEEFETGPVDVQTSLQANHEVSCGQEQGANDASENSSQEKLDESICSDAVKRSESIELTTVSTVLEEKQDGGASQVDDEGVSVAGSAPAALGGTSPWSSPTCSPDTDSPVIINEHEVGSGNLSQKSDEDDFVKVEDLPLQLSVMCKEELQKRIAEEQLNNNLSVEILSTAVGETVLVGNSQTLKEPETVGAQSA, via the exons ATGGCTACAGGCGGGGCTTTGTTTGATGACAGTGCTGAGGACCAGGACCTGGCCAACTGGGCCACCAGCAATGGTGGACTGGGACTGGaagacaggcttaacaacatg GACTGGGGggcacagcagcagaagaaagcCAACCGCTCCTCTGAGAAGAACAAAAAGAAGGTTGCCGAGGCGGCAGAGAGTCTTCTGACCAACAGCATCTCGCCAGAGTCCACACCGGGAGCTGGTCGACGGCAGCGAGCGCGCACCCCGCACTCATATGCCACCCAGATGTCTGTTCCGGAACAAGCAGAACTGGAGAGGCTGCGGCAacgaatcaacttcacggacctGGACCAG AGGAGCATCGGGAGCGATTCTCAGGGCAGAGTCACGGCAGCAAACAACCAGAGGCAGCTGGCTGAGAACAAGAAGCCCTTCAACTTCCTACCACTGTGTGTCAACACCAACAACAGCAAGCAGCCAACTTCAGCCACCCTGGCAACTGCGTCTGCGGGGAAAGACTCATCTGTGCAGCGCAAAGACGCCTCTCGCCTGGAGCGAGGGTCACCCATCTCTGACGGCAGGGGCGAAGCGGGGATTGACAGCCGTCAG GTTGTGACCAAGCTGGTTCAGATTCGGGACTGCATCAGAAAGGCCAGCTCCATGCGAGATGACCTGGCAGAGAAAGCTGATGTCCCAGCCAATGTCGAGCACCTGTCTCATCTCATCGATCACCTGAAGGAAGAAGAGAAGTCCTACTTGAGATTTCTGCAGAAAACATTG GCCAGAGAGGATGACCTTCGCGCCCTAGCATCCCCAGGGGGGACCGGTTTATTGGCGGACATCACACCCTTGAACGCCGAGAGTGGACACTCCACG GGCCGGGATGTCCTCCGCATGCTAGGAGCAAAGGAAGACCTGGAGAACCCCCGCAAGAAGCAGGACCTTCTGAAAAAGTATCTAGAGCAGCATGAGGAGCTGCGGGCCCTTAAGAGCCGGCAGACTGCTCTTATGTCCATCCAGAGCAACATGCCGCAGATGCCAACCCTGGACGACACGG TTGTGACTGAGACGACGGGTAGCGTGTCCGGCCTCAGCATCACATCAGAGCTGAATGATGAGTTGAATGACCTTATACAGCGTTTCCACAACCAGCTTCATGACACACAG ACAAAGACTGTTCCAGACAACCGGAGGCAAGccgaaagcctgtcgctttccaGGGAGGCAGCACGGGGCAGGCACACGCTTGCCAGTGCCAAGCGTGCCACTCTGCAGCAACTCCAGGACAAGAAGGAGACAATGGACAAGATCCTTCAGGAACTGCACACGCTCCGAGACCAGACGCTGAACAACAACACCT GTCGAGGGGGGCCTATTCTGTCTCAGCGTAGCACAGACCAGAGAACCTCATTGTCTGGGGGACGCTCTATGGGCTTCGGCCGAGATGGCAGCAGTCATGTGACCACTGGATTGGAGTCCAGTGGCTCCTATGCTGAAGGCAACATCAGCCCAGGCGCCAAACTCCG GAAGCTGAAGGAGGTGCACACCCGGCTGAATGAGCTGAGGGAGCTGGTGCAGTACTACGAACAGACGTCTGACATGATGGTGGATGCCGTTAACGAGAACATCCGTGATGAGGATGAGGAAGACAGCCAGGACGGCTCCATCTTTGAGACTATATTTGATTCAGAGCATGACAACCATGAGCCAGTCACCAACATAAG AAACCCACCTGTCAACTGGATGGATGTTAACAGCCTCACCAACGGTCGTGGCTCCAACAACCATGATGGGCGACTGAACACTGACTGTGAAATCAACAACCGCTCAGCTGCTAACCTGAGGAGCTTCAACATCCCCTCTGTGATAG AGTGCCAGTACAACCGGGACCGCCCCTATGAGGAGGTGAAGGATGGTAAtgaggaggaggacgaggacgacGAAGCCCTGggggacgaggacgaggaggtcGCACGGCATGGCGACAGTGAGGGCTCTCCTTCCAGCCGCAGGAGCAGCCTGGACGAGGATGCTGAGTTTGCACAGAAGGTCCATCGGCTGCAGACCGCAAAGGAGAAGCTGCGACATCTGCAGGAGCTGGTGACCATGGTGCAG AGCGATGACACTGATGGCACCGTGGCCAACGAGGACGAGGGGCCAAGTCAGCGACCCAACAATGCTCCCGAATCTGTGAAAGTCTCCCCTCCCGGGGTAGCCAG GGAGGAGCTGTATCAGGCACGGCTGCGGGAGCAACAGCAGGAGCTCAGGCGGCTGCAGGAGGAGCGGCTGAGGCTGATGGAGATTCAGGGGAAAATCCAGGACCTGCAGTGGGCCTGTCCTGACCTGCAG TCATCCATGTCCAGCATGAGTGAACAAGGCCCCAGGAAGGTCCCTGCTGCGGCCTCCACCCCGGCTGTGGGCCCGACCTCCTCCTCAGCGGCCACTGCGACCCTGGACTTACTGAAACCCAAGACGGATGCATCCGCCCCAGACAAGGAG CTGTGGTCAGAGATGCAGCGCCGCCGCTTCCAGAGGGAGGAGCTGAGGCAGCGCCGCAAGCAGCTCGAGTCCCTGATGGCGGAGCACCAGCGCCGCAGCGGCCTGGGCCGTGCTGGGCTCCCACCGGATGagag GACAATGGCCACCTGGGGGGGCTCAACACCCAGTCATCTCAATGAGGAAGACGAAGGCTACCCCTCTGAGATGggagatgaggaagaggagggagacTACAGTTCCAATGAGGACGTCTCGTACCCTGGTCGAAAGAGCAAGGCCTACAATGGCAGAACATCTAGAAATGG TGGCCCAAAGGCCTCCAAGCCTCAGCCTGTGGACAGCTCTGGCCATCCGGCGTCTGGTTCTGGGTCGCAGCCCCGGCTCCAGCGCCAAGCCGGTGGCCCCAGGGGAACTCGGCGTCAGGAGAACCTGCGCTGGGCCTCGGAGGGCTCCTTCAGGGAGGGCCGCTCCCACTGGCAGGAGCAGGTGGGCCAGCTGAAAAAGCAACTAGATTTCAGCACCAGCATGTGCCACACGCTCATGCAGGACCAGCAG acaCTGTCCTATATGCTGCAGAGCCTGATCACCAGCCCTTACAGCATGTTGCCCGGCAACCTGGGCTCGCCGCAGGTGCACCTGCTCATGCACCAGCTAAATCAGTGCTACACGCAGCTGGCATGGCAACAGACCAACGTGCAGAG GCTCCGCCACACCCTGGACGAGCTCCTCcggcaacagcagcagcagccgcaaCCCTCCCAGCAAGCCCAGCAAGGCACCCCATCTGTGTCCGGGGGGCCCTTCCTGCCCTTCAGCCTGCTGAGCATGCCTGGGCTGGCCCCTTTCTCTCCCCTGCCCTCTG GCTTTGGTTTTGACCCAGCGTTCCCATCAGGGGGGCCTGACTTGACGAAGACCCCCGTGAAGCAGGCTGGTGGTGAGCAGCTGCAGGCACCGGCTGACCACAACACCTCCAACAAGACGGATTACATGGGCTTCCTGCGGGCCTTTGATAGGGCTTCTGTCAACGCCATGGACACCTG GACCCAGAAGGATGGCGAGGGTGGCAGCCCCAGCCAGAGGGGTGGTCAGCAGCCGGATCCCCATGCGCCAATGGCCCATGGCTCCCTGGAAAGCCTCAGCAGCATGCCTGACCCCAGCGACCCCACCACAGTCACCAAGACTTTCCGCTCAGGTGGCAAAGCCTCAGCCCAGGCCAGCCTGGCCTCCAGGGACAAAACTCCTGGCTCCAAGGGCCGGCGGCGCAGGGGCAAAGGACACACCAAGATTAAAG GCAGTCTGACTGCTGTTTCTCCAGGGCCGGACAGTGATGCAGGCTCTAGTGGCAGTGAGCTCAGCCAGGGTTTGGCCTCACACAGCAGGTCTAAGGAACCCGATCAGGACCTGCTGGACAGGTTGACACGAAAGAAACTGGATGGCAAGTCCAGTGAGCTTAAGGCCAATGAGATTTCCTCAG CATGTTCTTGGAGAGCATCAGTCCACCCTAACAGCTTTGCATGTGCTGAAGCTCAAG ATACCAGCAGCGACCTCTCACTGTTCGAGGCACTACGGGAAACCATCTATTCAGAGGTGGCTGCACTGATCTCCCAGAACGAGTCACGACCGCACTTCCTCATCGAGCTGTTCCACGAGTTGCAGCAGCTCAACACTGACTACCTGCGGCAGAGGGCGCTCTTCTCCATACAG GACATACTCAGAAGGCACCAGGCTGAAGGCAAGGCTGCGAAGGAGCGGAGCCTCTTCCAGGGCCCCGTGGACTGGGCTGCCACCTCCAACCTGGAGCTCACGCCCAGTGAAAGCCTGGCCACCAGCGACACG GATGCCTCTGAAAAAAATGGCGTCAAGCTGACTTTGAGCACAAAGCGGAATGATGCAGAGTCTTTGGATAATGAGAGTAACCAGTCAACCCCCTCCAACCACTTTGCCAAGAATGATTTAG GCACCACGGTGATCCACATGGACAAGGCGCTGGCCCGGATGAAGGTGCAGGACCACTCccagcagcaggcagagggCCCCACGGCCATGCAAACGGAAG GTGCTTCCGAGAGCCCTGACATCCACTGTCCCCACATTGACACCCAGCAACTGGACAGGCAGATCAAGGCTATCATGACGGAGGTCATACCCTTTCTGAAG GAGCACATGGATGAGCTGTGCTCCCCCCAGCTGCTCTCCTCCGTCAAGCGAATGGTGTTGGAGCTGACACAGCACAATGACGACAGCAAGGAGTTTGTGCGCTTCTTCCACCGCCAGCTAGGGGGCATACTACAG GACTCCCTGAGAAAGTTTGCTGGACAGACGCTAAAGGAGTGTGGCGAGGACCTGCTGGTGGAGATTTCAGAGATCCTCTTCAATGAGCTGGCCTTCTTCCGCCTCATGCAGGACCTCGACGCCAGCAGTCGGCTGGGAGGGAAGCAGAAGGCCAGGATGAAAGCCCAGGCCACAGCCAGGAAATGCCCGCAGGCAGAG GAAGCCAAGCCCCAGGAAGCAGACGAGCCCCGCTCACCTGCCAGTCATGATGAAGACAAA GACCAAGATGACACTGAGAGGGAGGGGCCAGCCGACAACCCCCAACCAAATGAATGTGGAGGGAGCGCTGGAGCCTCAgacaaggaggaggaagaagaggatgagGATGGCAGAGGACTGCCTCTCTCCATAA GTCTGTCAAAGGCAGAGACTCAGCCCCTAACTAACTATGGCAGTGGAGAAGATGAGGGTGaagaggaggagctggaggagtttGAGACGGGGCCTGTCGACGTGCAGACATCTCTCCAGGCCAACCACGAGGTGTCATGTGGCCAAGAGCAG GGAGCAAATGACGCCTCAGAGAACAGCAGCCAGGAAAAATTGGATGAGAGCATTTGCAGTGATGCTG TAAAAAGGTCCGAGTCCATAGAGCTGACTACCGTCTCTACGGTGCTCGAAGAGAAGCAGGATGGGGGTGCCTCCCAGGTGGACGATGAGGGGGTCTCTGTGGCTGGCAGCGCCCCGGCCGCCTTGGGGGGGACATCACCCTGGAGCTCGCCCACCTGCAGCCCAGACACAGACTCTCCTGTCATCATTAATGAGCAT GAAGTTGGGTCTGGAAATTTAAGCCAGAAGTCAGATGAAGATGACTTTGTCAAAGTGGAAGATCTTCCCCTGCAGCTCTCAGTCATGTGCAAG GAGGAGCTTCAGAAAAGAATAGCCGAGGAACAGCTAAACAACAACCTGTCAGTGGAAATCCTCAGTACGGCTGTGGGAGAAACCGTTCTTGTTGGAAACTCTCAAACACTAAAAGAGCCAG AGACCGTCGGTGCTCAGAGTGCATGA